A stretch of DNA from Chloroflexota bacterium:
GACACGCGCGCGACGATTCAACGCGTCGCCGCGCAAGACCCGGCGCGCTTGCGTTACCTCGGCGAACTGGGTCTGGTGCCCAACGCCAATCTCAGCGTCATCGAGCAAACGCCTTTCGATGGACCGGTGCGCGCGCGTTTAGCGAACGGCGACGAGCGTGTGATTGATCGCGCGCTCGCGCGACAAATCTGGGTCGCCAAAGAAACTGAAACGCGATCACGCAAGCCGAAAAGCAAAATCATCAAGCATTCGTGATCGGCAGAACTCTGCCGTTCCGGCAATAATCAGGAGAAGAACATGCCTCAACCAGACAAGACCTTCCGCGACCTCTCGCGTCGCGATTTTATAAAACTGGGACTGGGCGGCGCGCTCGCCGTCGCCGGCACGAGCGCATTAGCCGCGTGCAATCCCACGACGCCGCACGCCGCGTCGCCAACCACCGCGCATTACAACGACCCGCACAACGCGATAGACGGCGCGATGCTTGCTATGCCGGGATTCGATGGGGAAATTGATTATGAAGCGAATGGCTTTAACCCGACCAATCTCCTCACCGATTTCGATTATGGCAAGGTCAGCACGCTGTCGAACGGACAGACTCTCCGCGAGTACAACGTCTTTGCCGGCGTCAAAGCCGTCGAAATTATGCCGGGCGTGATGTACGAGGCATGGACGTACAACGGGCGCGTGCCCGGACCGACGTTTCGTTGCACCGAAGGCGATCGCATTCGCATCAACTTTGTGAACGCCACACCGCACCCGCACTCGATGCACTTTCACGGCATCCACCCAGGAAACATGGATGGTGTTTACGAGCCAATCCCGCCGGGCGGCAAGTTCGTGTACGAATTCGACGCCGAGCCGTTTGGCTTGCACTTGTATCATTGCCACGTTTTTCCGCTCGCCGAACACATCGCGCGCGGACTGTACGGCACATTTATCGTTGACCCTAAACAAGGTCGTCCTCAAGCCGACCGCGAGTTTGTGATGATGATGACCGGTACCGATCTCGATTTCGACGGCGAGAACGACGTGTACGCGGTCAACTTTATCCCCTTTCATTACGACAAATATCCGATCAAGATCAAGGTCGGCGAACTCGTGCGCGTCTACCTCGTCAATATCCTCGAGTTCGATCCAGTCAA
This window harbors:
- a CDS encoding multicopper oxidase domain-containing protein, which produces MPQPDKTFRDLSRRDFIKLGLGGALAVAGTSALAACNPTTPHAASPTTAHYNDPHNAIDGAMLAMPGFDGEIDYEANGFNPTNLLTDFDYGKVSTLSNGQTLREYNVFAGVKAVEIMPGVMYEAWTYNGRVPGPTFRCTEGDRIRINFVNATPHPHSMHFHGIHPGNMDGVYEPIPPGGKFVYEFDAEPFGLHLYHCHVFPLAEHIARGLYGTFIVDPKQGRPQADREFVMMMTGTDLDFDGENDVYAVNFIPFHYDKYPIKIKVGELVRVYLVNILEFDPVNSFHLHANFFHYYPTGTSLTPVEFTDTIAQMQAQRGILEFRYKFPGKYMFHAHKTEFAELGWTGVFQVEG